One Desulfovibrio sp. Fe33 DNA segment encodes these proteins:
- a CDS encoding ABC transporter ATP-binding protein, translating into MLTIEDLHVNIGDKEVLRGINLQINDGETFILFGPNGSGKTSLLMTLMGFTGYEVTRGKIIFKGHDITDAPMYERARLGMGMSFQRPPTIHGLRTRHLVQMCARKGAVNTDMLAETVNMGDFLDRDINAGFSGGEIKRSELLQLMAQQPDLVLFDEPESGVDMENMQLVGQVARDVLDGKFSVAPELSLKERKEKVKTAGLIITHTGYILDYVNADRGQVLYQGHLCCEGRPRDILDHIRQHGYQECVRCMN; encoded by the coding sequence ATGCTGACCATTGAAGACCTGCATGTCAACATCGGCGATAAAGAGGTCCTGCGGGGGATCAATCTCCAGATAAACGACGGGGAGACCTTTATACTGTTCGGGCCCAACGGATCGGGCAAGACGTCCCTGCTCATGACCTTGATGGGGTTCACCGGTTACGAGGTGACCAGAGGCAAGATTATTTTCAAGGGGCACGACATCACCGACGCCCCCATGTACGAGCGCGCCCGTCTGGGAATGGGAATGTCCTTCCAGCGGCCGCCGACCATTCACGGCCTGCGCACCAGGCATTTGGTGCAGATGTGCGCCCGCAAGGGCGCGGTCAACACCGATATGTTGGCCGAAACCGTCAACATGGGCGATTTCCTCGACCGTGACATCAATGCGGGCTTCTCCGGCGGCGAGATCAAGCGTTCCGAGCTTCTTCAGCTCATGGCCCAACAGCCCGACCTGGTGCTTTTCGACGAGCCCGAATCCGGCGTGGACATGGAGAACATGCAGTTGGTGGGGCAGGTCGCCCGTGACGTTCTGGACGGCAAGTTCAGCGTTGCGCCGGAACTGAGCCTCAAGGAGCGCAAGGAGAAGGTCAAGACCGCCGGGCTTATCATCACCCATACCGGGTACATTCTCGACTACGTGAACGCCGACCGGGGCCAGGTCCTGTATCAGGGCCATCTGTGCTGCGAAGGCCGCCCCAGGGATATTCTGGACCACATCCGGCAGCATGGCTACCAGGAATGCGTCCGCTGCATGAACTAG
- a CDS encoding Smr/MutS family protein, with the protein MMTKKRMNNLGDLKQIKFKKEKDDVYSLPYEKNEPPKEKVNPDEGPQDEELFFAAMQGVKLMDGVGGRQVPPATATGPANAASSDDEAKNDLDRFMRGDIEFELEYTDEFMYGYVRGLDIKIFQQLKAGFLSVAAHLDLHGMTSDQARDSLLFFIRESYLQGYRCVLVVTGRGKNSPGGQSVLRTETETWLTKEPLRRVVLAFCTAQPKHGGAGAIYVLLRKQKKTEGKVRWDTMMNWGD; encoded by the coding sequence ATGATGACCAAAAAACGCATGAACAACCTTGGCGATCTCAAGCAGATCAAGTTCAAGAAAGAAAAAGACGACGTCTATTCCCTTCCTTACGAGAAAAATGAGCCTCCAAAGGAAAAAGTCAACCCCGACGAGGGACCTCAGGACGAGGAACTTTTCTTCGCCGCCATGCAGGGCGTGAAGCTCATGGACGGCGTCGGAGGCCGCCAGGTGCCTCCCGCCACGGCCACCGGCCCGGCAAATGCCGCATCATCCGACGATGAGGCGAAAAACGACCTTGACCGCTTCATGCGCGGAGATATCGAGTTCGAGCTCGAATACACCGACGAATTCATGTACGGCTACGTGCGCGGCCTGGATATCAAGATATTCCAGCAACTCAAAGCAGGTTTCCTCAGTGTTGCCGCCCATCTCGACCTGCACGGCATGACGTCGGATCAGGCGCGGGACTCCCTGCTCTTCTTCATCCGCGAATCATATCTCCAAGGCTATCGCTGCGTGCTGGTGGTCACGGGACGGGGAAAGAACTCTCCCGGGGGACAGTCCGTCCTGCGCACCGAAACCGAAACATGGCTGACGAAAGAACCGCTGAGACGCGTGGTTCTGGCCTTCTGCACGGCCCAACCCAAACACGGCGGAGCCGGAGCCATCTATGTCTTGTTACGCAAACAAAAAAAGACTGAAGGCAAAGTTCGTTGGGACACGATGATGAATTGGGGCGATTAG